One window of the Oncorhynchus mykiss isolate Arlee chromosome 5, USDA_OmykA_1.1, whole genome shotgun sequence genome contains the following:
- the LOC110522869 gene encoding C-type natriuretic peptide 4, whose protein sequence is MNISHLVACGLMIILLSVRTGAKPLTPAQQKSLKSLLGEELSEFLASEERERRMENLRSRVRLLRDLRMETRAKGMWARLLNDQPSARRHKPNTKKGAAARSGCFGHKMDRIGTISGMGC, encoded by the exons ATGAACATCTCGCATTTGGTGGCTTGTGGACTTATGATCATTCTGCTTTCAGTGAGGACAGGGGCGAAGCCTCTGACACCGGCGCAACAGAAG TCTCTTAAAAGTTTGTTGGGGGAGGAGCTGTCGGAGTTCCTGGCatctgaagagagagagcggaggatgGAAAACTTGCGCTCCAGGGTACGATTGCTGCGAGACCTGCGCATGGAAACTCGCGCCAAGGGCATGTGGGCGCGCTTGCTGAACGACCAGCCCAGTGCACGGAGACACAAACCTAACACCAAGAAAGGGGCCGCGGCCCGGAGTGGCTGCTTCGGACACAAAATGGACAGGATAGGCACTATTAGCGGCATGGGCTGTTAG